One stretch of Lucilia cuprina isolate Lc7/37 chromosome 6, ASM2204524v1, whole genome shotgun sequence DNA includes these proteins:
- the LOC111677026 gene encoding deubiquitinase DESI2 isoform X2: MFSNGLPCNLPFPSCLGISKDSGNDELLPSNTGNREPVILNVYDMYWINEYTTSIGLGVFHSGVEVFGTEFAYGGHPFPFTGVFEITPRDHDELGEQFQFRQSIQIGCTDFTYQEVRRIVEELGNQFRGDRYHLMNNNCNHFSSALTQILCGQEIPSWVNRLAHFSSCVPFLQRCLPKEWLTPNALQQSITAIQERDDSEHSPL, from the exons ATGTTTTCTAATGGTCTTCCTTGCAACTTACCATTTCCCAGTTGTCTAGGCATATCGAAAGACAGTGGAAATGATGAATTGCTGCCCTCCAATACTGGCAATAGAGAACCAGTTATATTAAATGTATACGACATG TATTGGATTAACGAATATACGACTTCGATTGGTTTGGGTGTTTTTCATTCTGGCGTAGAAGTATTTGGTACGGAATTCGCTTATGGCGGGCATCCATTTCCATTTACTGGTGTTTTTGAAATAACGCCCAGAGATCATGACGAACTGGGTGAACAATTTCAATTTAGACAAAGTATACAAATTGGCTGTACAGATTTTACATACCAAGAAGTTAGACGTATTGTTGAAGAATTGGGCAACCAATTTCGAGGAGACCGTTATCATTTAATGAACAACAACTGCAATCATTTCTCCAGTGCTCTTACTCAG ATCCTTTGTGGCCAAGAAATACCCAGCTGGGTAAACCGTTTAGCCCATTTTAGTTCATGTGTACCATTTTTGCAAAGATGCTTGCCAAA GGAATGGCTAACTCCAAATGCCTTACAGCAGAGCATAACGGCTATCCAGGAACGTGATGACTCTGAACATAGTCCGCTTTGA
- the LOC111677026 gene encoding deubiquitinase DESI2 isoform X1 → MVILCLKIPKTMFSNGLPCNLPFPSCLGISKDSGNDELLPSNTGNREPVILNVYDMYWINEYTTSIGLGVFHSGVEVFGTEFAYGGHPFPFTGVFEITPRDHDELGEQFQFRQSIQIGCTDFTYQEVRRIVEELGNQFRGDRYHLMNNNCNHFSSALTQILCGQEIPSWVNRLAHFSSCVPFLQRCLPKEWLTPNALQQSITAIQERDDSEHSPL, encoded by the exons ATGGTTATATTGTGTCTG aaaataccaaaaacGATGTTTTCTAATGGTCTTCCTTGCAACTTACCATTTCCCAGTTGTCTAGGCATATCGAAAGACAGTGGAAATGATGAATTGCTGCCCTCCAATACTGGCAATAGAGAACCAGTTATATTAAATGTATACGACATG TATTGGATTAACGAATATACGACTTCGATTGGTTTGGGTGTTTTTCATTCTGGCGTAGAAGTATTTGGTACGGAATTCGCTTATGGCGGGCATCCATTTCCATTTACTGGTGTTTTTGAAATAACGCCCAGAGATCATGACGAACTGGGTGAACAATTTCAATTTAGACAAAGTATACAAATTGGCTGTACAGATTTTACATACCAAGAAGTTAGACGTATTGTTGAAGAATTGGGCAACCAATTTCGAGGAGACCGTTATCATTTAATGAACAACAACTGCAATCATTTCTCCAGTGCTCTTACTCAG ATCCTTTGTGGCCAAGAAATACCCAGCTGGGTAAACCGTTTAGCCCATTTTAGTTCATGTGTACCATTTTTGCAAAGATGCTTGCCAAA GGAATGGCTAACTCCAAATGCCTTACAGCAGAGCATAACGGCTATCCAGGAACGTGATGACTCTGAACATAGTCCGCTTTGA